A genomic region of Rhodothermales bacterium contains the following coding sequences:
- a CDS encoding T9SS type A sorting domain-containing protein → MAKTLLLLIRRGLAICLLLSALPRLSHAQCRPAEGHAFLENDQIRAMMLNDGGLFYRPGLNSHHVVPKNENKRAIFAASFWMGGMVDGQLRTSGTRYVQRHFRPGPVPPTRGRTAPVDSLACAPYDRIYSLTEEDIRALNARGELTDNVLEWPWELGAGVVDGDGVPGNYNPLGGDRPALSGQQTLWWHMNDAAGERPTEINGFPVQSGIPLGVELRVRAVLYRTSGDIGATPLIEVEVHATEPVRDAHFGVWVDADLGNFDDDYQASDSLLHLGYFYNADEADEGAEGYGNRPPAVGLVFMEGPVADADGRDNDRDGQVDEPGEQLGMSSFVCSPKTSGEPQKPEEYWANLTGLQKDGTAQREGGSFYDFDRGGPPTRFCYSGDPTQRGFWTMENYDGNGTSMPPADMRFLANMGPFDLEPGEPVTIAFAFPFSRGDSRLDSVRRLKSLAGQLRASGPGLLDPTVHVGEGEYIPPDTEPPPGFSTPFPNPADAQTVFQLSVPVTSQVSLEVFDILGRSVAVLMDGETRPGPYRLTLDTVDLPTGVYLARFRLNHLQFTRRLVVAH, encoded by the coding sequence GTGGCCAAGACTCTCCTTCTCCTGATCCGTCGCGGGCTGGCAATCTGCCTGCTCCTGTCGGCCCTTCCGCGTCTTTCGCACGCTCAATGTCGCCCGGCAGAAGGGCACGCCTTCCTGGAGAACGACCAGATTCGGGCGATGATGCTCAACGATGGCGGTTTGTTCTACCGTCCGGGACTGAACTCGCACCATGTCGTGCCCAAGAACGAAAACAAGCGTGCGATCTTCGCAGCGTCGTTCTGGATGGGCGGAATGGTGGACGGACAGCTGCGCACATCGGGCACACGCTACGTGCAACGGCATTTCCGGCCAGGGCCCGTGCCGCCCACCCGGGGCCGGACTGCCCCGGTCGACAGCCTGGCATGCGCGCCGTATGACCGCATCTACTCCCTTACCGAGGAGGATATCCGCGCGCTCAACGCCCGTGGTGAGCTCACGGACAATGTACTGGAGTGGCCCTGGGAGCTTGGGGCCGGAGTCGTGGATGGCGATGGGGTCCCCGGCAACTACAACCCCCTCGGTGGGGACCGGCCCGCACTCAGCGGGCAGCAGACGCTGTGGTGGCACATGAATGATGCGGCCGGCGAACGGCCGACCGAGATCAACGGCTTCCCGGTCCAGTCCGGGATTCCGCTCGGTGTCGAACTGAGAGTGCGCGCCGTCCTCTACCGGACATCGGGCGACATCGGAGCAACACCGCTGATCGAGGTCGAAGTCCACGCAACCGAGCCTGTGAGGGATGCGCACTTCGGGGTGTGGGTCGATGCCGACCTCGGCAATTTTGACGACGACTACCAGGCCTCCGACTCGCTGCTGCACCTGGGCTATTTCTACAATGCCGACGAGGCCGATGAGGGCGCCGAGGGCTACGGCAACCGGCCGCCTGCAGTCGGTCTCGTGTTCATGGAGGGCCCTGTTGCGGACGCCGATGGCCGCGACAACGACAGAGACGGTCAGGTGGATGAACCCGGCGAGCAACTGGGCATGTCCAGCTTTGTCTGCTCACCCAAGACCAGTGGAGAGCCCCAGAAACCGGAGGAATACTGGGCCAATCTGACCGGGCTACAGAAAGACGGTACAGCCCAGCGAGAAGGCGGCAGCTTCTACGACTTCGACCGAGGAGGACCCCCTACTCGGTTCTGCTACTCCGGAGACCCGACGCAGAGAGGGTTCTGGACCATGGAGAACTATGACGGGAACGGTACGAGCATGCCGCCGGCGGATATGCGGTTCCTTGCGAATATGGGACCGTTCGATCTGGAGCCTGGAGAGCCGGTGACGATCGCTTTCGCATTTCCCTTCTCACGAGGTGACAGTCGGCTCGATTCCGTCCGTCGCCTCAAGAGCCTCGCCGGCCAACTACGTGCAAGTGGGCCCGGGCTACTCGACCCTACCGTGCACGTCGGAGAGGGCGAATACATCCCCCCGGACACCGAACCACCACCCGGCTTCTCCACGCCCTTTCCAAATCCGGCAGATGCTCAAACGGTCTTCCAACTCTCCGTGCCTGTAACCTCTCAGGTCAGCCTGGAGGTATTCGACATCCTCGGCCGGTCCGTCGCCGTGCTCATGGACGGTGAAACCCGGCCGGGACCGTATCGCCTGACCCTGGACACCGTGGATCTTCCTACTGGTGTGTATCTGGCTCGATTCAGGCTGAACCACCTGCAGTTCACGCGGCGCCTGGTCGTGGCCCACTAG
- a CDS encoding esterase family protein: MKREHLSWWSPSLGRHMELLAFGHAGTPILAFPSSMGRYFEWEDFKMADSLRYQLEGGHNQLILIDSVDSESFYNKHVDPYVRIKRYQQYEDYVINEVVPFIRTRTGSSFIIAAGASFGAYHAANLVFKHPHLFGKLIALSGAFDIKSFMDGFYNNDVYFNNPIDYMSNLGDSGLIDAINRNHIVLTIGEGDPCRDANMSMSAILRSKGIDHKLDVTPGFGHDWPFWRDLIRKHIA, translated from the coding sequence ATGAAGCGCGAACACCTCTCCTGGTGGAGCCCCAGTCTCGGGCGCCACATGGAACTCCTGGCCTTCGGGCATGCCGGCACCCCCATCCTGGCATTTCCCAGCAGCATGGGCCGCTATTTCGAGTGGGAAGACTTCAAAATGGCGGATTCGCTCCGCTACCAGCTCGAAGGCGGACACAACCAGCTGATCCTGATTGACTCGGTAGACTCGGAGTCGTTCTACAACAAGCATGTCGACCCGTACGTGCGCATCAAGCGGTACCAGCAGTACGAGGACTACGTCATCAATGAGGTCGTGCCGTTCATCCGCACGCGCACCGGGTCGAGCTTCATCATTGCCGCCGGCGCCAGTTTCGGTGCCTACCACGCCGCCAACCTGGTATTCAAGCACCCGCATCTCTTCGGCAAACTGATCGCGCTGTCGGGAGCCTTTGACATCAAGTCGTTCATGGACGGCTTCTACAACAACGATGTCTACTTCAACAACCCCATCGACTATATGTCGAACCTGGGGGACTCCGGGCTCATCGACGCGATCAATCGCAACCACATCGTGCTTACCATCGGCGAAGGGGACCCCTGCCGCGACGCCAACATGAGCATGAGCGCTATTCTGCGCTCAAAGGGCATTGACCACAAGCTGGACGTCACCCCCGGTTTCGGCCACGACTGGCCGTTCTGGCGGGATCTCATCCGCAAGCACATCGCCTGA
- a CDS encoding Na+:solute symporter, producing the protein MQLTGIDWAIMAVYFTLSLLVGMAVARRSGQNFQSFFLAGRSMPWWLLGISMVATTFSTDTPNLVTDIVRSNGTFGNWTWWAFLLTGLLTVFLYAKLWRRSGVLTDVEFYELRYSGRMAAFLRGFRAAYLGILFNVLIMASVTLAAIKIGSVMLGWSPLRTVTVAATVTMIYSAAGGLRGVVLTDLVQFGLAMVGSIGAAYYVLGLPQVGGLDGLLANQDVQAAMDFLPDFAEMSWGEILPVFLIPLAVQWWASYYPGSEPGGGGYVAQRMLSARSEREAAGATLLFNALHYALRPWPWILVALASLVVFPDLASISAQFPNVPENVVRNDLAYPAMLTFLPAGLLGIVVTSLAAAYMSTMSTQVNWGSSIIVNDIYHRFFNREATEKQQVWVGRVSTVVLMVMACALALLLENSLQVFTIILQIGAGTGLLFILRWFWWRINAETELAAMIVSFLVAVYFQFVNDHGLEAWAQLTLGVGITTAAWMVVALVTPSTAKDTLIAFYEKIRPGGPGWQPIAREASLQTGESADTDLAASLFAVLAGSAAIYGVLFTTGFVLYGRIGPAVFSALVSLGGVLLLKHLWPRLSFS; encoded by the coding sequence ATGCAGCTGACCGGCATCGACTGGGCCATCATGGCCGTCTACTTCACGCTCTCGCTCCTGGTGGGCATGGCCGTGGCGCGCCGATCGGGGCAGAACTTCCAGTCGTTCTTCCTGGCGGGCCGGAGCATGCCGTGGTGGCTCCTCGGCATCTCGATGGTGGCGACCACCTTCTCCACGGACACGCCGAACCTGGTTACCGACATTGTGCGATCGAACGGCACATTCGGCAACTGGACGTGGTGGGCATTCCTGCTGACGGGCCTGCTGACTGTCTTTCTGTACGCCAAGCTCTGGCGACGGTCCGGGGTGCTGACGGACGTCGAGTTCTACGAATTGCGCTATTCGGGCCGCATGGCGGCGTTCCTGCGCGGATTCCGGGCGGCGTACCTGGGCATTCTCTTCAACGTGCTGATCATGGCCTCGGTCACGCTGGCCGCAATCAAGATCGGCTCGGTCATGCTGGGCTGGAGTCCACTGCGCACGGTGACGGTCGCGGCCACGGTTACCATGATCTACAGCGCCGCCGGAGGTCTGCGCGGGGTCGTGCTCACCGACCTGGTGCAATTCGGCCTGGCGATGGTCGGCTCCATCGGGGCTGCCTACTACGTGCTCGGACTGCCTCAGGTCGGCGGTCTGGACGGCCTGCTGGCCAACCAGGACGTGCAGGCGGCGATGGACTTCCTGCCTGACTTCGCGGAGATGTCCTGGGGTGAGATCCTCCCGGTTTTTCTGATTCCACTCGCGGTGCAGTGGTGGGCCTCATACTATCCCGGCTCCGAGCCAGGCGGCGGCGGGTATGTGGCCCAGCGCATGCTGTCGGCGCGGTCCGAGCGGGAAGCCGCGGGCGCCACCCTGCTCTTCAACGCGCTGCACTACGCACTACGGCCGTGGCCCTGGATTCTTGTCGCACTGGCCTCGCTGGTGGTGTTTCCGGACCTGGCTTCCATCTCGGCACAGTTTCCGAACGTGCCCGAGAACGTGGTGCGCAATGATCTCGCCTATCCGGCCATGCTGACGTTTCTGCCGGCGGGCCTCCTGGGCATCGTGGTGACCAGTCTCGCGGCGGCCTATATGTCGACGATGTCGACACAGGTCAACTGGGGGTCCTCCATCATCGTAAACGACATCTACCACCGCTTCTTCAACCGGGAGGCCACGGAGAAGCAGCAGGTCTGGGTGGGCCGGGTGTCCACCGTAGTGCTCATGGTGATGGCCTGCGCGCTGGCGCTGCTGCTCGAGAACTCGCTGCAGGTCTTCACCATCATCCTGCAGATCGGCGCGGGCACGGGCCTCTTGTTCATCCTGCGCTGGTTCTGGTGGCGCATCAATGCAGAGACAGAGCTGGCGGCCATGATCGTATCGTTCCTGGTGGCGGTCTACTTCCAGTTTGTGAATGACCACGGGCTGGAGGCCTGGGCACAGTTGACGCTGGGCGTCGGAATCACCACCGCCGCGTGGATGGTTGTTGCCCTGGTGACACCGAGCACTGCCAAGGACACCTTGATCGCCTTCTACGAAAAGATCCGACCGGGTGGGCCCGGCTGGCAGCCCATCGCCCGGGAAGCCTCCCTGCAGACCGGAGAATCTGCCGACACGGATTTGGCCGCCTCCCTCTTTGCCGTTCTGGCTGGTTCAGCGGCCATCTACGGGGTGCTGTTCACGACAGGCTTTGTACTGTACGGTCGAATCGGCCCGGCGGTATTCTCCGCACTTGTTAGTCTTGGGGGCGTGCTGTTGCTGAAACACCTGTGGCCAAGACTCTCCTTCTCCTGA
- a CDS encoding ATP-dependent Clp protease adaptor ClpS, which translates to MPRFHVILFDDDAHTYEYVIEMLMDLFGHPMATAFRMARKVDANGWVIVDTTTKERAELKRDQIHDYGADWRIETCQGSMSATVEAAE; encoded by the coding sequence GTGCCTCGGTTTCACGTCATCCTGTTTGATGACGATGCGCACACCTACGAATACGTCATCGAAATGCTGATGGACCTGTTCGGGCATCCGATGGCGACAGCCTTCCGCATGGCCCGCAAGGTGGACGCCAACGGCTGGGTCATTGTGGACACCACCACGAAGGAGCGCGCGGAACTCAAACGCGACCAGATCCACGACTACGGTGCGGACTGGCGCATCGAGACCTGCCAGGGGTCGATGTCCGCCACGGTGGAAGCCGCGGAGTAG
- a CDS encoding M28 family peptidase codes for MKRMILVFSLLLPVAAAAQSSQVVDAIHRDGMERSEVMAMAQYLADVIGPRLTASPAHEQAIDWAMGSLESWGIASRREAQGTWRSWKRGFVSLDLIEPRTRSLEGQLLTWSPGTEGSAEGPVVLLPDLRGAEQFSNWLPSVRGKFVMLTPYEPTCRPMEVWQDYGGTATRSAFETWRKAERQAWESRVKNLGLSRQEIIDALENAGVAGFLTNLWTGERGTDRIFPLTYSFQAMNRRAAAFNLSCEDYGLLYRLAKNNQGPVLRAYGEAESLGEAPAHNLIARIPGRELPDEYVVLSAHFDAWDGASGMTDNGTGSVVMLEAMRLLAMHYPQPRRTILLGLWSGEEQGLNGSRGFVADHPEVVDGLQALFNQDNGTGRIETIDMQGLSAARPFFDRWFNRIPAHLVDGIELVAPGTPGQGGSDYVSFICAGAPAFNLASHEFDYRFGTWHTNRDTFDKVSPADLRANATLVALLAYLAAEDERLPRIRAAEHAWPECRLPDRSTGDRFR; via the coding sequence ATGAAGCGGATGATCCTGGTCTTTTCGCTGCTGTTGCCAGTCGCGGCCGCAGCCCAGTCCTCCCAGGTGGTGGATGCCATTCACCGCGACGGGATGGAGCGCTCCGAGGTCATGGCCATGGCCCAATATCTGGCGGACGTGATCGGCCCGCGCCTGACCGCATCGCCCGCCCACGAGCAGGCCATTGACTGGGCGATGGGCTCTCTGGAGTCCTGGGGCATCGCGTCCCGAAGGGAAGCCCAGGGCACGTGGCGAAGCTGGAAGCGCGGATTTGTCAGCCTCGATCTGATCGAACCGCGAACGCGCAGCCTGGAGGGACAACTCCTTACCTGGAGCCCCGGCACAGAGGGCTCTGCGGAGGGTCCGGTTGTGCTCCTGCCCGATCTGCGCGGCGCCGAGCAGTTCAGCAATTGGCTGCCGAGCGTGCGCGGCAAGTTCGTCATGCTCACGCCCTACGAGCCGACGTGTCGCCCGATGGAGGTCTGGCAGGACTACGGCGGCACGGCTACACGCAGTGCGTTCGAGACCTGGCGAAAGGCTGAGCGACAGGCCTGGGAGTCACGGGTCAAGAACCTCGGGCTCTCGCGTCAGGAGATCATCGATGCGCTGGAGAATGCCGGAGTGGCCGGCTTTCTGACCAACCTCTGGACCGGAGAACGCGGTACCGACCGCATCTTCCCGCTGACCTACTCTTTCCAAGCGATGAACCGCCGCGCGGCGGCGTTCAACCTGAGCTGCGAGGACTACGGTCTGCTCTACCGCCTGGCCAAGAACAATCAGGGGCCTGTGCTTCGCGCATACGGAGAGGCCGAGTCACTTGGTGAAGCTCCGGCACACAACCTCATCGCCCGAATCCCGGGACGGGAATTGCCGGACGAGTACGTGGTGCTGTCCGCGCACTTCGATGCGTGGGACGGAGCGAGCGGAATGACCGACAACGGCACCGGCAGCGTGGTCATGCTGGAGGCGATGCGCCTGCTCGCGATGCACTACCCGCAGCCACGCAGGACCATCCTCCTGGGCCTCTGGAGTGGTGAGGAGCAGGGCCTGAACGGGTCCCGCGGCTTTGTGGCAGACCACCCCGAAGTAGTCGACGGCCTGCAGGCGCTGTTCAACCAGGACAACGGCACGGGGCGCATCGAAACCATCGACATGCAGGGCCTGAGTGCAGCCCGGCCGTTCTTCGATCGCTGGTTCAACAGGATTCCGGCCCACCTCGTGGACGGCATCGAGTTGGTGGCTCCCGGCACGCCGGGCCAAGGCGGCAGCGACTACGTGAGCTTTATCTGTGCAGGGGCCCCGGCCTTCAACCTGGCAAGCCACGAATTCGACTACCGATTCGGTACCTGGCACACCAATCGCGACACCTTTGACAAGGTCTCGCCGGCCGATTTGCGCGCAAACGCGACCCTCGTGGCACTGCTGGCCTATCTCGCGGCCGAGGATGAGCGACTGCCCCGAATCCGCGCTGCCGAGCATGCCTGGCCGGAGTGTCGGCTGCCGGACCGCTCGACGGGAGACCGTTTCCGCTAG
- a CDS encoding DoxX family membrane protein — protein sequence MLNTLDRAFVWVRERAFFYRFALFTRLMMAAAFIPTGMVKLLGRRFTLIGPGNPVGDFFEAMFQTGLYWQFIGLSQVLAGLLLLTPLTAHLGAALFFPIIVNIVVITVALPFTGTPMITVPMMLAVTYLCCWDWHRFRALFTLRPMEAPVPQPRLDPWERVGFGVFAVALLGFFGVTRSLVPGWWSAAFVSLGLAAGLFTLSRFLWLTVRKDFPAADPSPAPQAP from the coding sequence ATGCTGAATACCCTGGATCGCGCCTTTGTCTGGGTGCGCGAGCGCGCCTTCTTCTACCGGTTTGCCCTGTTCACGCGCCTGATGATGGCGGCGGCGTTCATCCCGACCGGCATGGTGAAACTGCTGGGCAGGCGGTTCACGCTGATCGGCCCCGGCAATCCGGTCGGCGACTTCTTCGAAGCCATGTTCCAGACGGGACTCTACTGGCAGTTCATCGGGCTCAGTCAGGTGCTGGCCGGGCTGCTACTTCTGACACCGCTGACCGCCCACCTGGGGGCAGCACTCTTTTTCCCGATCATCGTCAACATTGTGGTCATCACCGTCGCGCTGCCCTTCACGGGCACCCCGATGATCACGGTGCCCATGATGCTGGCCGTCACGTATCTCTGCTGCTGGGACTGGCACCGGTTCCGAGCCCTGTTCACCCTGCGGCCCATGGAGGCTCCAGTCCCGCAACCGCGTCTGGACCCCTGGGAACGGGTAGGGTTCGGGGTGTTTGCCGTCGCGTTGCTGGGATTCTTCGGCGTCACCCGCAGTCTGGTCCCGGGCTGGTGGAGCGCAGCCTTTGTGTCCCTGGGTCTGGCGGCAGGCCTGTTCACGCTGAGCCGATTCCTGTGGCTTACAGTCCGTAAGGATTTCCCGGCGGCGGATCCTTCTCCTGCGCCACAAGCTCCCTGA
- a CDS encoding ankyrin repeat domain-containing protein, producing the protein MHHELDWEYPGDEWLRGQIAAGADLEARYGPFNETPLLVATRRRRLEAVEILLEAGADAEARNHGDKTAWQHAVRRGFTETAAALMVHGVSTALTPADRLAVACSMRDLQAARDVLAEHPGAARTGNPEEDRLLADMAGRDAAAFVTLLIDAGADVAAPGLDGGTPLHQACWFGQPEMARILVAAGAPLDVFDPVHEASPIGWVTHGSRYSGGADERQEAYVQLAEIVTGAGCSFRYPGDDTDAYLQRLLRDATPPVARVIRAAADKA; encoded by the coding sequence GTGCACCACGAACTGGACTGGGAGTATCCCGGGGACGAATGGCTGCGCGGCCAGATTGCGGCAGGCGCCGACCTGGAGGCCCGTTACGGCCCCTTCAACGAGACCCCTCTCCTGGTCGCAACTCGAAGGCGCAGGCTTGAGGCCGTCGAAATCCTGCTTGAGGCCGGCGCAGACGCCGAGGCCCGCAACCATGGCGACAAGACGGCCTGGCAGCACGCGGTGCGTCGCGGGTTCACCGAAACGGCCGCGGCGCTCATGGTGCACGGAGTGTCTACCGCACTGACCCCTGCCGATCGGCTGGCGGTAGCGTGTTCGATGCGGGATTTGCAGGCCGCGCGGGACGTGCTGGCCGAGCACCCCGGCGCTGCGCGCACAGGCAATCCCGAGGAGGACCGGCTCCTCGCGGACATGGCCGGGCGCGACGCCGCCGCGTTCGTGACTCTGCTCATTGATGCGGGCGCCGATGTGGCGGCTCCCGGCCTGGACGGCGGCACCCCACTGCATCAGGCTTGCTGGTTCGGACAGCCCGAAATGGCGCGAATTCTCGTCGCCGCCGGGGCGCCACTCGACGTGTTCGACCCTGTGCATGAAGCCTCACCCATCGGCTGGGTCACTCACGGCTCTCGCTACTCCGGAGGTGCCGATGAGCGCCAGGAGGCGTACGTCCAGCTTGCAGAAATCGTCACCGGTGCCGGCTGCTCGTTCCGCTATCCCGGGGATGACACGGATGCCTACCTCCAACGGCTGCTGCGGGATGCAACGCCGCCGGTGGCGCGGGTGATTCGAGCCGCGGCGGACAAGGCGTAG
- a CDS encoding nucleotidyl transferase AbiEii/AbiGii toxin family protein: MRLYICMMEDWWPKTDKEAWAMKVRGFEMVEAMRVHELRHMELGEWKNALRLVHTVREPDVWLFQAALSVQRSIWEAGYEFAFIGGVALQRWGEVRFTTDVDVTLWCPLGEESNVTSDLESAFGRREPGASFMARIARTFAGRTHTGHNLDVALASTPYARGLLNRAVDVDFGVEEPLHVCSAEDLTITKTCAGRGQDWVDLKRIIQRSGRAMDWDLVWEELAPLLAMIEDPERMDRLRELVAQEKDPPPGNPYGL, from the coding sequence GTGCGACTCTATATTTGCATGATGGAAGACTGGTGGCCAAAAACGGACAAGGAAGCCTGGGCCATGAAGGTTCGGGGCTTCGAGATGGTCGAGGCCATGCGCGTGCACGAATTGCGCCACATGGAGCTCGGCGAGTGGAAGAACGCCCTGCGCCTGGTGCACACGGTGCGCGAACCGGACGTGTGGCTGTTCCAGGCCGCCCTCAGCGTGCAGCGCAGCATCTGGGAGGCCGGCTATGAGTTTGCGTTCATCGGAGGGGTGGCGCTACAGCGGTGGGGGGAGGTGCGGTTCACGACCGATGTGGACGTGACCCTTTGGTGTCCGCTGGGCGAGGAGTCAAACGTGACCAGTGACCTGGAATCAGCGTTCGGCAGACGTGAGCCGGGTGCCAGTTTCATGGCGCGGATTGCGCGCACATTCGCAGGTCGGACGCATACCGGTCACAACCTCGACGTAGCCCTCGCCTCCACGCCATATGCCCGCGGACTTCTAAACCGCGCGGTCGACGTCGACTTTGGCGTCGAAGAGCCCCTCCACGTGTGCTCTGCGGAGGACCTGACCATAACCAAGACCTGCGCAGGCCGCGGTCAGGACTGGGTGGACCTGAAGCGCATCATTCAGCGCAGCGGGCGCGCGATGGACTGGGATCTCGTGTGGGAGGAATTGGCGCCCCTCCTTGCCATGATTGAAGACCCGGAGCGGATGGACCGGCTCAGGGAGCTTGTGGCGCAGGAGAAGGATCCGCCGCCGGGAAATCCTTACGGACTGTAA
- a CDS encoding Gfo/Idh/MocA family oxidoreductase, whose translation MDRRKFIATSTLAGMAAATGTAQGASPESGPGILKRRTPSDTVRLGFIGTGLRGRGHLGLALRREDVAVTALCDVDSDALAAAEKMVSDAGWAAPASYGDGDYAFMDLLARNDVDAVIISTPWLWHTRMAVAAMKAGKYAGVEVSAANTLEECWDLVNVHEETGVPVMILENVNYRRDVMAVLNMARKGLFGEMIHCECGYQHDLRHVKFNDGRQAYGGGVEFGEKGFSEARWRTAHSVHRNADIYPTHGLGPVGMYLDINRGNRFVSLTSTATKARGLHDYIVNHPQGGPDHPNASVEFKLGDVITTVIRTQNGESIIVSHDTNLPRPYSLGFRVQGTKGIWMDINRSIYLEGMEPAHRWQEAAPLLAEHDHPLWQRYEERATGAGHGGMDFFVLHAFVEACKRGEQTPLDAYDAAAWSAVTPLSEMSIAAGNAPQAFPDFTRGLWMKRRQDFAMGDEY comes from the coding sequence ATGGATCGACGCAAGTTCATCGCAACCAGCACACTGGCCGGCATGGCCGCGGCGACAGGCACGGCTCAGGGCGCATCGCCCGAATCCGGACCCGGCATTCTGAAACGCCGCACCCCGAGCGACACGGTCCGGCTTGGTTTCATCGGCACCGGGCTGCGAGGTCGCGGGCACCTGGGGCTGGCCCTGCGGCGGGAGGATGTAGCCGTGACCGCGCTCTGTGACGTCGACTCGGACGCGCTGGCGGCGGCGGAGAAGATGGTGTCTGATGCCGGCTGGGCGGCCCCGGCCAGCTACGGCGACGGGGACTACGCCTTCATGGACCTCCTCGCGCGCAATGATGTCGATGCGGTGATCATTTCCACGCCGTGGTTATGGCATACGCGTATGGCGGTGGCCGCCATGAAGGCGGGCAAGTACGCCGGCGTAGAGGTCTCCGCAGCCAACACCCTGGAGGAATGCTGGGACCTGGTCAACGTGCATGAGGAGACCGGCGTGCCGGTCATGATCCTGGAGAACGTGAACTACCGGCGCGATGTGATGGCGGTACTGAACATGGCGCGCAAGGGGCTCTTCGGCGAGATGATCCACTGCGAGTGCGGCTACCAGCATGATCTGCGGCATGTGAAGTTCAACGACGGCAGACAGGCTTACGGCGGAGGCGTCGAGTTCGGGGAGAAGGGCTTCTCGGAGGCCCGTTGGCGCACCGCGCACTCGGTGCATCGCAACGCTGACATCTATCCGACCCACGGGCTGGGCCCGGTGGGCATGTACCTGGATATCAACCGCGGCAACCGGTTCGTGAGCCTGACGTCGACTGCAACCAAGGCCCGGGGCTTGCATGACTACATCGTCAATCACCCGCAGGGTGGACCCGACCACCCGAACGCGAGCGTCGAGTTCAAGCTCGGAGACGTGATCACCACCGTGATCCGCACGCAGAACGGGGAGTCGATCATCGTGAGCCACGATACCAACCTGCCCCGGCCGTACTCACTGGGCTTTCGCGTGCAGGGGACCAAGGGAATCTGGATGGACATCAATCGCTCCATCTACCTGGAAGGCATGGAGCCGGCCCATCGCTGGCAGGAGGCGGCGCCCCTGCTGGCGGAGCATGATCATCCGCTCTGGCAGCGCTATGAAGAGCGCGCCACCGGCGCGGGCCATGGCGGCATGGACTTCTTTGTGCTGCACGCGTTCGTGGAGGCCTGCAAGCGTGGCGAACAGACGCCGCTGGATGCCTATGACGCGGCGGCCTGGTCTGCCGTAACGCCACTTAGCGAGATGTCGATTGCTGCAGGCAATGCGCCGCAGGCGTTTCCCGACTTCACGCGCGGGCTGTGGATGAAACGGCGGCAGGACTTTGCGATGGGGGACGAGTACTAG